A window of Eucalyptus grandis isolate ANBG69807.140 chromosome 4, ASM1654582v1, whole genome shotgun sequence genomic DNA:
ATGCGAGTGCGCAAGTTCGATTTTTGTGTTTGATTTATCGTGCGCTGCGGTCGTAGGAATTTAGGGCAATGAGTGGGTGTGCCAATTTGGTGTGCTTGTTGGAGACGTTTGGTGTTTCTCGGCTCTGATTCGGAAAAATTTCGCCTTTTTTTCGTTGCCCCATCAGATTTTGCAGTTCCTCGAGCTGATTTTGATCTTCCGGGATGGACGACGGGGAGCTCGATTTCTCGAATCAGGAGGTGTTTGCGAACCATGATGTGTTCTCGGGCTCGACTTTAGGGGAAGTTCCCGGTAGTCGGTCCATGGATAGTTTCCTCGAGGAGATCTTCAGGGACACCCATGCTTGCACTCACACTCACACTTGTAACCCGCCGGGACCCGACTCATCGCATACTCACACCTGTTTTCATGTGCACACTAAGATTGTCCCCGCCACCAGTGAGGAGAAGGTTTCGACCGATGATACCGCAGAGTCGATGGAGAAGAAATCGAAGAAGCGCCCGCTCGGAAATCGGGAGGCGGTTAGGAAATACCGTGAAAAGAAGAAGGCCCGTGCTGCCTCGTTAGAAGATGAGGTCAATCGATTGAGGGCCGTGAATCAGCAGTTGATGAAGAGACTTCAGAATCAGGCTGCATTGGAGGCTGAGATTGCTAGATTGAAGTGTTTGCTTGTGGATATAAGGGGCAGAATTGAAGGAGAGATCGGAGCTTTTCCATATCAGAGAACGGCAATGCCTGGTAGTGCTTATGTGGTGAACCCTTGTAACATGCAGTGTAATGATCAGGTCCATTGCCTTCATCCGAGAGTAGAGGGTAGGAGTGGAGATGGTACAAGCATAGATGGGCAGAGCTATGGTGgttgtgaatttgaaaatctcCAATGCCCAGCCAATCAGAACGTTTTAGGGCTTAAAACGCTTCCTGGATGTGAAAATGAGAACATAGCACCAAATGCAGCTCCTTCTGGTGGAAGTAagaaaaaaggtgaaaactagattgcttttttgcttttgttacCAGCTCATAATCTGTTGGTTATTCAACCTAATCGTATATGTTGTCTGTGTTCCTCTGTTTTCTGCAGCATTCTTATGCCATGTGTTGCTTGTCtgtagaaagaaaaattttagagATACAAATTGTTTACAGAATTATGTGGTGTATTCTTATTGCAAGTATGAATATGGTCGACTTGTTGGAATACCCACTTAAATTAGTCATATCACTTTGCAGAGCCATTTTGGAAAATGCATATACATATTTGTAACGTTAATCTTGCAAATATGGTCCACTCTCCTTCTATATTAGTAGTTTAGAACGATGGGTTCTATTGAATTAAGGACAAgttcttttttatgattatgtctctctctcccttcgctAGATGGTCATAATAATGTTGGTTTGTATGTCATCAGTCTTCTGGTATTTAATTTCTCTGAAATGTGCTGAATATATTTCTTTGCTAGCATTCTGACTTCATCTTGCTCTTTCTTGTAGGAGGGTCTCGCGCAGTAACGGCGGGATGAGAATTTTTTGTATAATCGCCTTCTTCTTTCCAGAAGACCTAAAATTAATAAGTGGTCTTCATGAGCGATAGAGGTGTCCTTTGTCAGATTGTTTATTATTCAGTCTCTCTACCGAACTTGGATTGGCAGAGCTGGCATGGCTTAGTTATGTTTTCGAAGGGTATTGTCTTAATATGCTACATTTTAGACTGTTGCTTAAGCTGGACCTCGATGGATGAATAGCCAGTGGACCTTCCAATGCAGGACAATCTGGTTTCGTGTGTGGCTTTAAGGGCTATTACTTTTGCAGTGCAGTGTCATGACAGTTTCTCCATGGTGTTATGTAGTGCTTCTTCTGATTAGTAGAAACGCCTCCTTTTTGTATGCTTGATGAATTCCTGATTGTCGAAAGACATAAATTTAGGGAAGATGGGGGTTGTTCCAAGAATCAGTAATCTCCTAATGTGGAGGAGCGAACTCTATCGCCCTTGAGGGGTCAAGCTCTTCCATTTGTGGGGACTGAAATAAGGTTTGCTTGTTTAACAGCAAAGAAAATTTGTTGGCTTGGGAATCTTATGAATAAACTTTGCGAGCAGTATTTTGCTTTGCTATATAGAGGATGGTGGGGGGTTGTTAGCACTGTATGATAAGCATCGTCTGTTTGGCTCCAGAAGTGGCCTTGCGTGGACATTATgcaaatgatgatgatgtacaTCTTCTAAATTATGTGGTGGAGCTAAGCCGGTGAACTTGCCCCTGCCAATGGTGCAAGTCCGGCCCTTTAGCGAAGAGAGAATCAAGAGAAATGAATGTGTATGATCATTGAACTGTTTAGGAgatctttaataattttggctACGGAGGGGATCGTTGATGGTTGGTAGGTTTTTTGTGCCATTCTTAGTAGAGTGAGGAGCTTGTTCAAGCTCGTTCTCGTTCTAGattgaaatttgacaaatagcaAAGAGCCAACATGGTGTATGGATAGATAATTACGGAAGGttaacaaaaattccaaatgttTTATCTAGGATTACGATCATGCAATAACCAGTTGAAATTAGATGAAATGGGCATCGACCCACCGGCATAGGGAAATTAGCATCGCAAGTCGTGATGGTGTAAGGTCGGATGGGATCTATTTCACTCCGACCGAAGATATATTTTAGTTCAGTTGCATGATTGATCGTGCTGGTGACAGGACTAAAGTACTAGTAGTATTACTTATGACTGGGTACAGCGTGTTGAGTCGACTAGGCATGAGAGCAGCAAAGAGTGGACTAGATAATGCCCGAGAGTAAACATCTGACCACAGTCGAAAACCATATTGGTTTTGGCTTGCTGCAAACTCGAAAACTATTTTGAGGCATATCATGAGTGCTGATACGTAGGAAGAATTATTTGTATTGCATCTCTTACTAGATCTGTAAGCAGTCTGTCATTTTCTTTGTGAGGATAAACGCTATCAAGTCACCGCATGGTGCATCCTCCTTCGTGCTATCTGTCAAAGGTCTCGTCGGGTTAGGTGTTCGGTCGAGTTCAAAAATAGCTGATCAATCAGCTCATTGAATATGTTGCTAAGTTCCAGCAACCACATGAAATTAGTTGGGACCTTTTTTCATCACGTTACTCATAGAGGCCACTCCTTAATTAGGAGAGAAAAGTCAATTATAGGTTCCTCTACTCGTCCAATTCCAATAGTCGGAGACAACAACACCTTCCAGTCATCTCAAAGAAAAAGCATCGCTATTCAGCTTTATCCACCTTACTCAATCAACTACTACAGAAAATGGTCAAGAAGTTACTACGACCACATCCAAGAGCTCATCCTTTCGCAAATAAGCTGATTTACACCAAACGGATCATGCCAGTGAGTTTATCTTCCATCTTAGCTGCTAAAAGGACTGAAAGAAAATGCTTCGTGAAGCATTGTAGAATTAGTAAATTCAGCAAAAATTCTCTGTTGGCCCCGAAACAAAGCCAGAGCGAGAAATTTCGATGAAGCAATTGTACCAAATCTCATATATATCCTTCCATGGCCTGCATGTCGTCGTCATCTCCACAGATACTCTCAGCCATTTGCCAAACCTGAACAGAGTTGTCTTCAGCCACACTTGAGATAACCCATGGTTCGTTTTTGTTCCATGAGAAATCTGAGATCTTAGCTTTATGACCCCCATGAGAAAAGAGCAGTTCGGCAGGGCCATCACTTGCATCTCCTTCTTGCTGTTCATCTCCGATCCTAAATGGAACATGCAAATGTGACAATTTTGCAGTACTCATGCAAAACAGTCTGATAAATATGAGTTGCCGCTACTTCCGCTAATAGCTGAGCAACCAGTAGCAAAATGTAGATGTTCAAAACATCAGTATTCTTCTATGAATTTTCTAAAACTCATGCATGGAGATTAGTGAGTGCGTGCTTGCGCGCGCGCatgcgcgagagagagagagagtaaaatgAAAGCAACAGAATGAGTAACTTTtagcgtgagagagagagaatgaaatgaAAGCAACAGAATGAGTAACTTTTAGGTTAAGAACCAACACGTGGATGGTGTACCTGTTGAGGTCCCAGACCATCACCCTTCTGTCCTCTGAGGAAGAAGCTAACACAGCCTCGTGATTAGGATCCCATTCTACTTGCAAGACCTCTCCTCTGCAAGAAACAGTTGCAAGTGAAAAGGAGACATCAGGCACTAGTCTCTTGCCATCACGGAGAACATGAGTGTATCAGGGATGAAGCCAGTCATGGTAAAATCAATCTTAAAGAAACATAAC
This region includes:
- the LOC104418944 gene encoding basic leucine zipper 19, with the translated sequence MDDGELDFSNQEVFANHDVFSGSTLGEVPGSRSMDSFLEEIFRDTHACTHTHTCNPPGPDSSHTHTCFHVHTKIVPATSEEKVSTDDTAESMEKKSKKRPLGNREAVRKYREKKKARAASLEDEVNRLRAVNQQLMKRLQNQAALEAEIARLKCLLVDIRGRIEGEIGAFPYQRTAMPGSAYVVNPCNMQCNDQVHCLHPRVEGRSGDGTSIDGQSYGGCEFENLQCPANQNVLGLKTLPGCENENIAPNAAPSGGSKKKGGSRAVTAG